The following proteins are co-located in the Pseudoalteromonas sp. N1230-9 genome:
- the tsf gene encoding translation elongation factor Ts — MAVTAALVKELRERTGAGMMDCKKALTETNGDIELAIENMRKSGAAKAAKKAGNIAAEGTILIKEGNGFAALLEVNCQTDFVAKDANFLGFANQVLDAAAESKADIDALKAQFEETRVALVAKIGENINVRRVEYIDGDKLSSYRHGDRIGVVVVGEADEETLKQVAMHVAASKPEFVNPEDVPADVVEKEKAVQIDIAMNEGKPAEIAEKMVVGRMKKFTGEISLTGQAFIMEPKKTVGEILKEKGATVSNFIRLEVGEGIERKEEDFAAEVAAQIAAAKGE; from the coding sequence ATGGCTGTAACTGCTGCCCTAGTTAAAGAATTACGCGAGCGTACTGGCGCTGGCATGATGGATTGTAAAAAAGCGTTAACTGAAACTAACGGTGACATCGAGTTAGCGATCGAAAACATGCGTAAGAGCGGTGCTGCAAAGGCTGCTAAAAAAGCTGGTAACATCGCTGCTGAAGGTACAATCTTAATCAAAGAAGGTAACGGTTTCGCTGCGCTTCTTGAAGTTAACTGTCAAACTGACTTCGTTGCTAAAGATGCTAACTTCCTTGGTTTCGCTAACCAAGTTCTTGACGCTGCTGCAGAATCTAAAGCAGACATCGATGCGCTTAAAGCACAATTCGAAGAAACGCGTGTTGCACTAGTTGCTAAAATTGGTGAAAACATCAATGTTCGTCGCGTTGAGTACATCGATGGTGACAAACTTTCTTCATACCGTCACGGCGACCGTATCGGTGTTGTTGTAGTTGGTGAAGCTGACGAAGAAACACTTAAGCAAGTTGCTATGCACGTAGCTGCGTCTAAGCCTGAGTTTGTTAACCCAGAAGACGTACCAGCTGACGTTGTTGAGAAAGAAAAAGCAGTTCAAATCGATATCGCGATGAACGAAGGCAAGCCTGCTGAAATCGCTGAGAAGATGGTTGTTGGCCGTATGAAGAAATTCACTGGTGAGATCTCTCTTACTGGTCAAGCTTTCATCATGGAGCCTAAGAAGACTGTTGGCGAAATTCTTAAAGAGAAAGGCGCAACTGTTTCTAACTTCATCCGTTTAGAAGTTGGTGAAGGTATCGAGCGTAAAGAAGAAGATTTCGCTGCTGAAGTAGCTGCACAAATCGCTGCTGCAAAAGGCGAGTAA
- the frr gene encoding ribosome recycling factor, protein MINDIKKDASERMQKSVAALGSQLSKIRTGRAHPALLDGIQVSYYGADTPLNQVANVTIEDSRTLAISVFDKSLAQAVEKAIMASDLGLNPMSAGTVIRVPLPPLTEERRKDLIKIVRGEVEGGRVAVRNIRRDANGDIKSLLKDKDISEDEARQAEDEIQKLTDKFIKEMDTQLTAKEAELMEI, encoded by the coding sequence GTGATTAACGATATCAAAAAAGATGCGTCAGAGCGCATGCAAAAAAGTGTTGCGGCACTAGGCAGTCAATTATCTAAAATTCGCACAGGCCGTGCTCACCCTGCGTTACTTGATGGTATTCAAGTATCTTACTATGGTGCTGATACACCGTTAAACCAAGTTGCAAACGTAACAATTGAAGACTCGCGTACACTTGCTATTAGCGTGTTCGACAAGTCACTAGCACAAGCTGTAGAAAAAGCGATCATGGCTTCAGACTTAGGCTTAAACCCTATGTCTGCAGGTACAGTTATTCGTGTTCCACTTCCTCCACTTACAGAAGAGCGTCGTAAAGACCTAATTAAAATCGTACGTGGCGAAGTTGAAGGTGGCCGTGTTGCGGTACGTAACATCCGTCGTGATGCGAATGGCGACATTAAGAGCTTATTGAAAGATAAAGACATTTCTGAAGATGAAGCGCGTCAAGCAGAAGATGAAATTCAAAAGCTTACTGATAAGTTCATTAAAGAAATGGATACACAATTAACAGCGAAAGAAGCTGAATTGATGGAAATCTAA
- the pyrH gene encoding UMP kinase gives MTINRKPIFRRVLLKLSGEALMGDEGFGIDPKVLDRMAQEIKELVELDVEVGLVIGGGNFLRGGSLAEAGMNRVVGDHMGMLATVMNGLAMRDALHRAFVNCRLMSAIPLNGVCDAYNWAEAISLLKSGRVVIFSAGTGNPFFTTDSAACLRGIEIEADTVIKATKVDGVYSDDPVKNPEATLYRHLSYNEIIEKELKVMDLAAFTLARDHKMPLSVFNMNKSGALKRVIMGEDEGTLISSQASDEINK, from the coding sequence ATGACTATCAATCGTAAACCTATTTTTAGACGTGTTCTTCTTAAACTTAGCGGTGAAGCATTAATGGGAGACGAAGGCTTCGGCATCGACCCGAAAGTACTTGACCGTATGGCTCAAGAAATTAAAGAACTTGTAGAACTCGACGTAGAAGTAGGTTTGGTTATCGGCGGCGGTAACTTCTTACGTGGTGGTTCATTAGCAGAAGCAGGTATGAACCGCGTAGTGGGTGACCACATGGGAATGTTAGCAACAGTAATGAATGGCTTGGCAATGCGTGATGCACTACACCGTGCATTTGTAAATTGCCGCTTAATGTCAGCTATCCCACTTAATGGTGTGTGTGATGCTTATAACTGGGCTGAAGCAATCAGCTTATTAAAATCTGGCCGCGTAGTTATTTTCTCAGCGGGCACAGGCAATCCGTTCTTTACTACTGATTCTGCCGCGTGTTTACGTGGTATCGAAATCGAAGCTGATACAGTTATCAAAGCGACAAAAGTGGACGGTGTTTATTCTGATGACCCAGTGAAAAATCCAGAAGCTACACTATATCGCCACTTGAGCTACAATGAAATCATTGAAAAAGAATTAAAGGTTATGGACTTAGCTGCATTCACTCTTGCACGAGATCATAAAATGCCTTTAAGCGTATTTAATATGAACAAATCTGGCGCGTTGAAACGTGTTATTATGGGTGAAGATGAAGGAACACTTATTTCTTCACAAGCCTCAGATGAAATAAATAAATAG
- a CDS encoding isoprenyl transferase, producing MEYSIFMVLNADKISQQSLPKHVAIIMDGNGRWAQAKNRPRVYGHKKGVDAVRQSVQFCTRLGIQSLTLFAFSSENWRRPEDEVNTLMELFLFVLGKEVKKLHKNNVKLNIIGDLSRFSEGLRHKVDAAHELTRNNTGLELNVAANYGGRWDITNAATQLAKKVAAGELAADEITEQHMNDHMSMAGQVELDLMIRTGGDLRISNFLLWQAAYAELYFTDTLWPDFNEAAFADAIACYVARERRFGCTGEQIKQLLAET from the coding sequence ATGGAATACTCGATATTTATGGTTCTTAACGCTGATAAAATTTCCCAGCAAAGTTTGCCTAAGCATGTCGCTATAATCATGGATGGTAACGGTCGATGGGCGCAAGCTAAAAATCGTCCACGTGTTTACGGGCACAAAAAGGGCGTTGATGCGGTGCGTCAATCTGTTCAATTTTGTACTCGCTTAGGTATTCAGTCATTAACACTATTTGCGTTTAGTAGTGAAAATTGGCGCCGCCCAGAGGACGAAGTAAATACACTTATGGAGTTGTTTTTATTCGTACTGGGCAAAGAAGTAAAAAAACTTCATAAAAATAATGTAAAACTAAATATCATTGGTGATTTATCACGTTTTTCTGAAGGTTTACGACACAAAGTAGATGCTGCACACGAACTTACCCGCAACAATACTGGGTTAGAATTAAATGTCGCGGCTAATTATGGTGGTCGTTGGGATATTACCAATGCCGCAACACAGCTTGCGAAGAAAGTCGCTGCAGGTGAATTAGCTGCAGATGAAATTACTGAGCAGCATATGAACGACCACATGAGTATGGCAGGTCAGGTGGAACTTGATTTGATGATCCGTACTGGTGGCGACTTACGCATTAGTAACTTTCTTTTGTGGCAAGCTGCTTATGCTGAGCTTTACTTTACAGATACGCTTTGGCCAGATTTTAATGAAGCTGCTTTTGCTGACGCTATCGCTTGTTACGTTGCCAGAGAGCGACGATTTGGTTGTACCGGTGAACAAATAAAACAATTACTCGCCGAAACCTAA
- the ispC gene encoding 1-deoxy-D-xylulose-5-phosphate reductoisomerase, translating into MSKTEQLVVLGATGSIGLSTLDVVARNTDRFAIFALTAGQNAEKMAELCLAHQPKFAVMANNAAAKALSSLLANTPCTTEVLAGVEAMSELAAHPEVNTVMSAIVGAAGLLPTLSAVEAGKKVLLANKESLVMSGQLFIDKVKQHGATLLPIDSEHNAIFQCMPASLQNTSGLLGDNGVSKILLTGSGGPFLTRDLATLSSVTVAEAVAHPNWSMGQKISVDSATMMNKGLEFIEAKWLFNCHASDIEVVIHPQSIIHSMVQYQDGSVLAQMGNPDMRTPIAHALAFPDRVDAGVKPLDFSELADFTFTKPDYARYPNLKLAIDASEMGQGATTTVNAANEVAVAAFLNGQIGFTDIFRVNAQTLESTLNVNVQTLEEILACDKAARMKALELVKKGMN; encoded by the coding sequence ATGAGTAAGACTGAACAACTGGTAGTGCTTGGTGCAACGGGGTCAATCGGCCTAAGCACGTTAGATGTTGTTGCTCGAAATACAGATCGCTTCGCTATTTTTGCGTTAACCGCAGGGCAAAATGCTGAAAAAATGGCTGAGCTTTGCTTAGCGCATCAACCGAAATTTGCAGTTATGGCTAATAACGCGGCAGCAAAGGCGTTATCAAGCTTACTTGCAAATACACCCTGTACGACCGAAGTGCTTGCAGGCGTAGAAGCAATGAGCGAGCTTGCGGCTCACCCCGAGGTTAATACAGTGATGTCGGCTATTGTGGGAGCAGCAGGCTTACTACCCACCTTGAGTGCCGTTGAAGCAGGTAAAAAAGTACTGCTTGCTAATAAAGAGTCGTTGGTGATGTCAGGTCAGTTGTTTATCGACAAAGTAAAGCAACATGGCGCAACATTACTGCCAATTGATAGCGAACATAATGCTATTTTTCAATGCATGCCTGCATCATTACAAAACACATCAGGGTTACTTGGTGATAACGGCGTGAGCAAAATCTTGTTAACGGGCTCTGGTGGTCCATTTTTAACACGTGATTTAGCCACCTTATCATCTGTTACAGTCGCTGAGGCGGTGGCTCACCCTAACTGGTCTATGGGACAAAAGATTTCTGTTGATTCAGCGACCATGATGAACAAAGGCCTCGAATTCATTGAAGCTAAATGGTTATTTAACTGTCACGCCAGTGATATTGAAGTGGTCATTCATCCGCAAAGTATTATTCACTCAATGGTACAGTATCAAGATGGCTCTGTGCTTGCGCAAATGGGGAATCCAGATATGCGCACACCTATCGCACATGCACTTGCTTTTCCAGATCGTGTTGATGCAGGTGTGAAGCCCCTCGACTTTTCAGAGCTAGCTGATTTTACGTTTACTAAACCTGATTATGCACGTTATCCAAATTTAAAATTAGCAATAGATGCCAGTGAAATGGGGCAAGGTGCAACAACGACAGTCAACGCTGCCAATGAAGTAGCTGTTGCGGCATTTTTAAATGGGCAAATTGGCTTTACAGATATTTTCCGTGTTAATGCGCAGACATTAGAGTCAACCTTGAATGTTAATGTACAAACACTTGAAGAAATATTAGCGTGCGATAAAGCTGCACGTATGAAAGCGCTTGAACTTGTTAAAAAGGGCATGAATTAA
- a CDS encoding phosphatidate cytidylyltransferase: protein MLKQRILTSLVLAPLALVLVFYTPLTLFSYIAAGIVLLGAWEWSAFMGLCDKFKRLGFVAATAIILALLNWHWPIESLWQNGKLVGDANYLFTLSFAWWIVATYLVWRYPAMAKAWNEGLVMRAIAGFLTLVPLWLALNTLRSAGYNESTHFGSMLILVVLGIVWSADIGAYFTGKNLGKRKLMPKVSPNKTIEGLLGGVVASVIFVLAFCHFSDVDMAVWPVYAIMTAFIALFSAVGDLLESMFKREAGLKDSGSCLPGHGGILDRIDSLTAAAPIFVLCYAWTLSL from the coding sequence TTGCTTAAACAACGAATTTTAACCTCACTTGTACTTGCGCCACTTGCACTTGTACTGGTTTTTTATACCCCACTTACTTTATTTAGTTATATCGCCGCCGGTATTGTTTTACTCGGTGCGTGGGAATGGTCTGCTTTTATGGGCTTATGCGATAAATTCAAACGGCTAGGCTTTGTTGCTGCGACCGCTATCATTCTTGCTCTGCTGAATTGGCACTGGCCGATAGAGTCGCTTTGGCAAAACGGTAAACTGGTGGGCGATGCTAATTATTTGTTTACCTTGTCATTCGCGTGGTGGATTGTTGCCACTTATTTAGTATGGCGCTACCCGGCCATGGCCAAAGCATGGAATGAAGGTCTTGTGATGCGAGCGATAGCAGGCTTTCTAACCCTCGTGCCATTATGGTTGGCGTTAAATACCTTAAGAAGTGCGGGCTATAACGAATCGACTCACTTTGGTTCAATGCTTATTTTAGTGGTTTTAGGTATTGTTTGGAGCGCAGACATCGGTGCTTATTTTACAGGCAAGAACTTAGGAAAACGTAAATTAATGCCTAAAGTCAGCCCTAATAAAACCATTGAAGGGCTACTTGGTGGTGTCGTCGCATCGGTTATCTTCGTGTTGGCTTTTTGTCACTTTAGCGATGTTGATATGGCTGTTTGGCCTGTTTATGCCATTATGACTGCATTTATAGCACTGTTTTCTGCGGTGGGTGACTTACTTGAAAGTATGTTTAAGCGTGAAGCGGGTTTAAAAGACAGCGGTTCATGCTTACCTGGTCATGGCGGTATTTTAGACCGTATTGACAGCCTAACTGCTGCAGCACCTATTTTTGTCCTTTGTTATGCATGGACATTGAGTTTATGA